A section of the Cydia splendana chromosome 1, ilCydSple1.2, whole genome shotgun sequence genome encodes:
- the LOC134792440 gene encoding U4/U6.U5 tri-snRNP-associated protein 1, whose amino-acid sequence MGSKKHKKESKKKKHRSRSRSPLEGEERERKRHRKHKDRKKDRSPDVEEVPVDSHLTDRYEPGFESSPSSNGERERERERSLRRERVRDDPVSAREVSYPRDSHSRESSPRAGGSAVEGAGAGESLSIEDTNRLRAKLGLKPLEVQEKPDDDGKFKDDLGEFYHKPAANLAQQRRTEKIRERLELRKEKRQMEMKLQTTLLAEGSDEEDASAWVNKSRDIAKQKQEAAKRAAMLDEMDAVFGVSALVEEEERADRSLAYSASALTGLRVAHDLNSLADERDTVLTLADKDVLAEDAEDVLVNVNIVDDERYKKNIESRKKAKTGYQAYDDEADLEAAALGYQKPVLSKYDEELDKEAAEKRRGFVLGDHAGIEAQRFRDMMRQERMRGGPDKRLETLKLPELKLASDYLSEAELNAKFKKTKRRGKIRKKAKEEPIDVDDYDAAAAPLETDDTDVKVEQLKTSLVIDEEEVEVDSELQTALARARRLRQAEHTPIVPKVEEILEKVKEEPEGEEPTDGVMVLDACAEFCRTLGDIPTYGQAGNRDHTQEIMDFELPEAEPEPPGSDGAGAWSRVDLAEEAPADLLAGGAALAAEPALGHGVAGALQLALSKGYLERAGPQPAPRAALTHLLQARHYTIEDKTQGDDDKHGRRERGGGGGGPLTEFREKSSFRPRIKLEYADDDGRPLAPKEAFRYLSHKFHGKGPGKNKQEKRIKKQLQEGLMKKMSSTDTPLGTLQMLQDKQKETKSAYVVLSGAKRDPPR is encoded by the exons TTGAGGAGGTGCCAGTGGATTCTCATTTAACGGACCGGTACGAACCAGGCTTCGAGTCGTCGCCCAGCAGCAACGGAGAGCGCGAGCGTGAGCGAGAGCGCAGCTTGCGGAGGGAGCGCGTGCGCGATGATCCAGTCAG CGCGCGCGAAGTCAGTTACCCGCGAGACAGCCACTCACGCGAATCGTCACCTCGCGCAGGTGGGAGTGCGGTGGAGGGCGCCGGCGCTGGGGAGAGCCTTTCCATCGAGGACACGAACAGATTGCGAGCCAAGCTCGGGTTAAAGCCTCTAGAGGTTCAGGAGAAGCCAGATG ATGACGGCAAGTTCAAAGATGATTTGGGGGAGTTTTACCACAAGCCGGCCGCGAACCTCGCGCAGCAGCGACGCACCGAGAAAATACGCGAGCGGCTGGAGTTGCGCAAAGAAAAAAGACAAATGGAAATGAA ATTGCAAACAACTCTGCTGGCAGAAGGCTCCGACGAAGAAGATGCGTCGGCCTGGGTGAACAAGTCTCGCGACATTGCGAAACAGAAACAGGAGGCTGCTaagagg GCGGCCATGTTAGATGAGATGGACGCAGTGTTCGGTGTGTCAGCCTTGGTCGAAGAGGAGGAGCGTGCCGACCGTTCCCTAGCCTACAGTGCCTCCGCGCTGACGGGCTTGCGGGTTGCACACGACCTCAACTCT TTGGCAGACGAACGCGACACGGTGCTGACGCTGGCCGACAAGGACGTGCTGGCCGAGGACGCGGAGGACGTGCTCGTCAACGTGAACATCGTGGACGACGAGCGCTACAAGAAG AACATCGAGTCACGCAAGAAGGCCAAGACCGGCTACCAGGCGTACGACGACGAGGCGGACCTGGAAGCCGCCGCCCTGGGCTATCAGAAACCCGTGCTCTCCAAATACGACGAGGAATTAGATAAG GAAGCGGCGGAGAAACGTCGCGGCTTCGTTCTCGGCGACCACGCGGGCATCGAGGCGCAGCGCTTCCGAGACATGATG CGGCAAGAACGGATGCGTGGCGGGCCAGACAAGAGGCTGGAGACGCTGAAACTGCCCGAACTCAAGCTCGCGTCCGACTACCTCAGCGAAGCAGAGTTAAACGCCAAATTCAAGAAGACCAAGCGCAGG GGTAAGATACGCAAGAAGGCGAAGGAGGAGCCCATAGATGTCGATGATTATGACGCTGCCGCTGCACCTCTTGAAACCGACGACACAG ATGTAAAGGTGGAGCAGCTGAAGACATCTCTGGTGATCGACGAGGAGGAGGTGGAAGTGGACTCCGAGTTGCAAACGGCGTTGGCCCGAGCGCGCCGCCTGCGGCAGGCTGAGCACACGCCCATCGTGCCCAAG GTGGAGGAAATACTGGAAAAAGTGAAAGAAGAGCCCGAAGGCGAGGAGCCGACCGACGGGGTGATGGTTCTGGACGCCTGCGCCGAGTTCTGCCGCACGCTCGGCGACATCCCCACTTACGGCCAGGCCGGCAACCGCGACCACACGCAGGAGATTATG GACTTCGAGCTCCCGGAGGCGGAGCCGGAGCCGCCGGGGTCGGACGGGGCGGGCGCGTGGAGCCGCGTGGACCTCGCGGAGGAGGCGCCGGCCGACCTGCTGGCGGGCGGCGCCGCGCTGGCCGCCGAGCCCGCGCTGGGCCACGGCGTGGCGGGCGCGCTGCAGCTCGCGCTCAGCAAGGGCTACCTCGAGCGCGCCGGCCCGCagcccgcgccgcgcgccgcgctcACCCACCTGCTGCAGGCCCGACACTACACCATTGAGGACAAGACGCAAGG CGACGACGATAAGCACGGGCGGCgcgagcgcggcggcggcggcggcgggccgcTCACCGAGTTCCGCGAGAAGTCGTCGTTCCGGCCGCGCATCAAGCTGGAGTACGCGGACGACGACGGCCGCCCGCTGGCGCCCAAGGAGGCCTTCCGCTACCTCTCGCACAAGTTCCACGGCAAGGGGCCCGGCAAGAACAAGCAGGAGAAGCGCATCAAGAAACAGCTGCAGGAGGGG CTGATGAAGAAGATGAGCTCAACCGACACGCCGCTAGGCACGCTACAGATGCTTCAGGATAAGCAGAAGGAGACGAAATCGGCCTATGTCGTGCTGTCGGGTGCAAAGCGCGATCCGCCACGCTAA